One window from the genome of Hyalangium ruber encodes:
- a CDS encoding methyl-accepting chemotaxis protein: MAFRKSLATKLLVALCSIILLALCLLVWMLSRQLSRIADEQTPLQAAQAAEHSAAVINAHFDEVMIPARTVAQMLVAQKLTGSTDRRAADAQLKKVLEDNPQLFGIWTVWEPNAFDGKDASFANTPGTDATGRYIPYFHRGAGHIQLEPSVDYEGQALGGPSDYYLLPQRSGNEVIMNPYRYTVAGKPTLLTSAVVPLLLNGKFLGVVGADFTLDQIQKEVAKIRPFDTGHAFLVSNNAAFVSHPSAELRGNPIGASPAEALIKASLSSASTKSARVHSEVLNAEAIEVVVPLRIGKTTTQWALAVFVPLEKVLAPANELSRSIIMLGVLVLGAIGLGVILVVRRITKPLGMISSVATRIAEGDLTSKLDYRSSDEIGALADAFRSMQDRLAQVIGETRAGAAALSSASSQLSMMSQSLSSGTSEQVATAEEMSANLQLMSASIGKNADSSRRVEAVAREGAAAAEQCSRAVSETVEAMKQIASRISVIDEIAYQTNLLALNAAIEAARAGAHGKGFAVVASEVRKLAEGSQSSAKQIVALTTNSVKIAENSGTLLRELVPSIGSTSGLAKDVATVSNEQSAGVGQLSRAMIGLNETAQQSASAAEELSSMAEELASQAESLLRQMGFFRITESHPRGEGNARSGEQLFTSMRSGTPLSHLSHQRQAAETPRDGAAAKNVLRVD, from the coding sequence ATGGCCTTCCGTAAGAGTCTCGCGACCAAGCTGCTCGTTGCCCTCTGCAGCATCATCCTCCTGGCCCTCTGCCTCCTTGTGTGGATGCTGAGCCGGCAGTTGTCGCGCATCGCGGATGAACAGACGCCCCTACAGGCGGCCCAGGCCGCCGAGCACTCCGCGGCCGTCATCAACGCCCACTTCGACGAGGTGATGATCCCCGCCCGGACGGTCGCGCAGATGCTCGTGGCCCAGAAGCTCACCGGCTCGACCGACCGCCGCGCCGCCGACGCCCAGCTCAAGAAGGTCCTCGAGGACAACCCCCAGCTCTTCGGCATCTGGACGGTGTGGGAGCCGAATGCGTTCGACGGAAAGGACGCGAGCTTCGCCAACACCCCCGGGACGGACGCCACGGGGCGCTACATCCCCTACTTCCACCGTGGCGCCGGACACATCCAGCTCGAGCCCAGCGTCGACTACGAGGGCCAGGCCCTTGGGGGACCGAGCGACTATTACCTCCTGCCGCAGCGGAGCGGCAACGAGGTCATCATGAACCCGTACCGCTACACCGTCGCCGGCAAGCCGACACTGCTCACCAGCGCCGTCGTGCCGCTCCTGCTCAACGGCAAGTTCCTCGGGGTGGTGGGCGCGGACTTCACGCTCGATCAGATCCAGAAGGAGGTCGCGAAGATCCGCCCCTTCGACACGGGACATGCGTTCCTCGTCTCGAACAACGCCGCGTTCGTCTCGCACCCGTCGGCGGAGCTCCGAGGCAACCCGATCGGCGCCTCGCCCGCCGAGGCGTTGATCAAAGCCAGCCTCTCAAGCGCCAGCACGAAGAGCGCCCGGGTCCACTCGGAGGTCCTCAACGCCGAGGCGATTGAAGTGGTGGTCCCGCTCCGCATCGGCAAGACCACGACGCAGTGGGCCCTGGCCGTCTTCGTGCCGCTCGAGAAGGTGCTCGCACCGGCCAACGAGCTAAGCCGGTCCATCATCATGCTCGGGGTGCTCGTGCTCGGCGCGATTGGCCTCGGGGTCATCCTCGTGGTCCGTCGCATCACGAAGCCGCTCGGGATGATCTCCTCCGTCGCCACGCGCATCGCGGAGGGCGACCTCACAAGCAAGCTCGACTACCGCTCCTCCGACGAGATCGGCGCCCTGGCTGACGCGTTCCGCTCGATGCAGGACCGACTGGCCCAGGTGATTGGAGAGACCCGCGCGGGCGCGGCGGCACTCTCCTCGGCGTCCTCGCAGCTGTCGATGATGTCCCAGTCGCTCTCGAGCGGCACGAGCGAGCAGGTCGCGACCGCTGAGGAGATGAGCGCGAACCTCCAACTGATGAGCGCGTCCATCGGCAAGAACGCCGACAGCAGCCGCCGCGTCGAGGCGGTCGCTCGAGAAGGAGCCGCCGCCGCCGAGCAGTGCAGCCGGGCCGTCTCCGAGACCGTGGAGGCGATGAAGCAGATCGCCTCGCGCATCTCCGTCATCGATGAGATCGCCTATCAGACGAACCTGCTCGCGCTCAACGCCGCCATCGAAGCGGCGCGCGCGGGCGCGCATGGGAAGGGCTTCGCGGTCGTCGCGTCCGAGGTCCGCAAGCTCGCGGAAGGAAGCCAGTCCTCCGCGAAGCAGATCGTCGCGCTGACGACGAACAGCGTGAAGATCGCCGAGAACTCGGGGACGCTGCTTCGAGAGCTCGTTCCTTCGATTGGATCGACCTCGGGCCTGGCGAAGGATGTCGCCACCGTGTCGAACGAGCAGTCCGCGGGCGTCGGGCAGCTCAGCAGGGCCATGATCGGCCTGAACGAGACGGCGCAGCAGAGCGCCTCGGCCGCCGAGGAGCTGTCGAGCATGGCGGAGGAGCTGGCCTCCCAAGCGGAGAGCCTGCTGCGGCAGATGGGCTTCTTCCGCATCACCGAGTCCCACCCTCGCGGCGAGGGGAATGCGCGCTCCGGCGAGCAACTCTTCACCAGCATGCGCTCGGGCACTCCGCTGTCGCACCTCTCGCATCAGCGGCAGGCCGCGGAGACACCGCGCGACGGCGCGGCCGCGAAGAACGTGCTCCGCGTCGACTGA
- a CDS encoding (2Fe-2S)-binding protein produces MNPSSQDPAAGEKSEGLPSTHSVTLKINGAEKRLELAPWTTLLDLLREHLGLTGTKKGCDHGQCGACTVLVNGKRINACLTLAVMQEGAEVTTVEGLASGEALHPVQAAFIEHDAFQCGYCTPGQICSAVGLINEGKAKTVDELRELMSGNICRCGAYPNILAAIEQAMRESGRSPKR; encoded by the coding sequence ATGAATCCCTCATCTCAGGATCCGGCTGCTGGAGAGAAGTCGGAGGGCCTGCCCTCGACGCACTCGGTCACCCTCAAAATCAATGGCGCGGAGAAGCGCCTGGAGCTCGCTCCATGGACGACCCTGCTCGACCTGCTGCGTGAGCACCTCGGCCTGACCGGAACGAAGAAGGGCTGTGACCACGGTCAATGCGGGGCCTGCACCGTCCTCGTCAACGGCAAGCGCATCAACGCGTGCCTGACCCTGGCGGTCATGCAGGAGGGCGCGGAGGTGACCACCGTCGAAGGGCTCGCCTCTGGCGAGGCCCTGCACCCCGTCCAGGCCGCGTTCATCGAGCATGATGCGTTCCAGTGCGGCTACTGCACTCCCGGGCAGATCTGCTCCGCCGTGGGGCTGATCAACGAGGGCAAGGCCAAGACCGTGGATGAGCTCCGCGAGCTGATGAGCGGCAACATCTGCCGGTGTGGCGCCTATCCCAACATCCTCGCGGCCATCGAACAGGCGATGCGCGAGAGCGGAAGGAGCCCCAAGCGATGA
- a CDS encoding FAD binding domain-containing protein yields MNRFSYERAENVAGAVGSIARNERARFIAGGTNLLDLMKENVARPNQLIDITRLPLKGIDASQDGGLRIGALVTNSDLAYNAEVERRYPLLSKAILAGASAQLRNMATTGGNLLQRTRCSYFYDTGTPCNKRAPGTGCGAIEGFNRMHAILGTSGACIATHPSDMCVALAALEAIVRVTGPKGERAIPFAEFHRLPGDTPHLDTNLGQDELITAVELPAQGFSEHHAYLKLRDRLSYAFALVSVAVALDMKDGHIQEARLALGGVAHKPWRDPRAEALLRGKPATEEHFRAVAEALLRDAKGFGRNTFKIELAKRAVVRALRQAAGLESQP; encoded by the coding sequence ATGAATCGCTTCTCCTATGAGCGGGCAGAGAACGTCGCGGGGGCCGTGGGTTCGATTGCCCGGAATGAGCGGGCCCGGTTCATTGCCGGCGGCACCAATCTCCTCGACTTGATGAAGGAGAACGTCGCGCGCCCCAACCAGCTCATCGACATCACCCGCCTGCCCTTGAAGGGGATCGACGCCAGCCAGGACGGAGGCCTGAGGATCGGCGCGCTCGTCACCAACTCGGACCTCGCCTACAACGCGGAGGTGGAGCGGCGCTATCCGCTGCTGTCGAAGGCGATCCTCGCGGGCGCCTCGGCGCAGCTGCGCAACATGGCGACGACGGGCGGCAACCTGCTCCAGCGCACGCGCTGTTCGTACTTCTATGACACGGGCACGCCCTGCAACAAACGAGCGCCCGGCACAGGCTGCGGCGCGATCGAGGGCTTCAACCGCATGCACGCCATCCTGGGCACCAGCGGCGCGTGCATCGCCACCCACCCCTCGGACATGTGCGTGGCGCTCGCGGCCCTCGAGGCAATCGTTCGCGTGACGGGGCCGAAGGGAGAGCGCGCCATCCCCTTCGCCGAGTTCCACCGGCTACCCGGCGACACGCCGCACCTGGACACGAACCTGGGCCAGGATGAGCTCATCACCGCCGTGGAGCTGCCGGCCCAAGGCTTCTCCGAGCACCACGCCTACCTCAAGCTCCGTGACCGCCTGTCGTATGCGTTCGCCCTCGTGTCGGTCGCCGTGGCGCTCGACATGAAGGACGGCCACATCCAGGAAGCCCGGCTCGCGCTCGGCGGCGTGGCCCACAAGCCGTGGCGAGACCCGCGAGCCGAGGCGCTGCTGCGTGGCAAGCCCGCCACGGAGGAGCACTTCCGGGCCGTGGCGGAGGCGCTCCTTCGCGACGCGAAGGGCTTTGGTCGCAACACCTTCAAGATCGAACTGGCGAAGCGCGCCGTGGTGCGCGCCCTGCGGCAAGCCGCTGGCCTGGAGTCACAGCCATGA
- a CDS encoding xanthine dehydrogenase family protein molybdopterin-binding subunit, translating into MTKTTSPLGQPVSRVEGRLKVTGQAKYAAEFNVPGLTYGVVVSSTVARGRIQKLDASEALALPGVLHVFTHENRPSLAWFDRNYQDEDAPSGSPFRPLHDDKLVYSGQPIALVVAETFELASYAASLVRVEYAPRAHETDLRARRKEAYEPSKGKGGYEPPPKPRGNADKALASAAARVDAEYSSPVEHHNPMEPHATTVVYEDDGTLTLYDKTQGVQNTQKYISKVFKLSEDEARVRSPFVGGAFGSGLRPQYQLFLAVMAARELKRSVRVSLTRQQMFTFGHRPETLQRVALGASSDGKLVSIIHEAIAETSRFEDYIEVVVNWSGLLYQCDNVRLDHKLVQLDNYTPVDMRAPGAVLGVYALESAMDELAHQLRIDPLELRLRNYTERDQNKDKPFSSKELRACYQQGAEQFGWARRSLAPRSMREGKQLVGWGMATGIWEAMQQPASAKAVLSIDGTLTVSSATSDIGTGTYTVMTQIAADTLGLPIDAVTFKLGDSSLPPSPLQGGSWTVSSVGSAVKAACEKVREHLFKLARKVDGSPLAKASLEEVSFSGGRIHLSADPSKAVSLTAAMRQGGVLHLEEQVLSLPNMPEQNKFTRCTHSAVFAEVKVDEDLGVVKVSRVVCAVAGGRILNPKTARSQILGGIVGGIGMALQEETVMDPKLGRFMTHNLADYHVPVNADVHDIQVLFVDEEDSVVNPLGAKGLGEIGIVGVAAAIANAIFHATGKRVRGLPITLDKLL; encoded by the coding sequence ATGACGAAGACGACCTCCCCGCTGGGACAGCCGGTCAGCCGCGTCGAAGGTCGCCTCAAGGTGACGGGGCAGGCGAAGTACGCCGCGGAGTTCAACGTCCCTGGCCTCACCTACGGTGTCGTCGTGTCGAGTACGGTCGCCCGAGGGCGCATCCAGAAGCTCGACGCCAGCGAGGCCCTCGCGCTGCCAGGCGTGCTGCACGTCTTCACCCACGAGAATCGGCCGAGCCTCGCCTGGTTCGATCGCAACTACCAGGACGAGGACGCGCCCTCCGGCTCGCCGTTCCGGCCGCTGCACGACGACAAGCTCGTCTACAGCGGCCAGCCCATCGCGCTGGTCGTCGCCGAGACGTTCGAGCTCGCCTCCTATGCGGCCTCGCTCGTGCGGGTCGAGTACGCGCCCCGCGCCCACGAGACGGACCTGCGCGCGCGGCGAAAGGAAGCCTACGAACCGAGCAAGGGCAAAGGCGGCTACGAGCCACCGCCCAAGCCCCGAGGCAACGCCGACAAGGCCCTGGCCAGCGCCGCCGCGCGCGTCGACGCGGAGTACTCCTCGCCCGTCGAGCACCACAACCCCATGGAGCCGCACGCCACCACGGTGGTCTACGAGGACGACGGCACGCTTACCCTCTACGACAAGACCCAGGGCGTGCAGAACACCCAGAAGTACATCTCGAAGGTCTTCAAGCTCTCCGAGGACGAGGCGCGCGTGCGCTCTCCCTTCGTCGGCGGCGCGTTCGGCTCGGGGCTGAGACCGCAGTATCAACTGTTCCTGGCGGTCATGGCGGCGCGAGAGCTGAAGCGCTCGGTCCGGGTGTCGCTGACCCGCCAGCAGATGTTCACCTTCGGCCACCGCCCCGAGACGTTGCAGCGGGTGGCGCTCGGCGCCTCCTCCGACGGCAAGCTCGTGTCCATCATCCACGAGGCCATCGCGGAGACCTCGCGCTTCGAGGACTACATCGAGGTCGTCGTCAACTGGTCGGGCCTGCTCTACCAGTGCGACAACGTCCGGCTCGACCACAAGCTCGTCCAGCTGGACAACTACACGCCGGTCGACATGCGCGCGCCCGGCGCGGTGCTCGGCGTCTACGCGCTGGAGTCCGCGATGGACGAGCTGGCCCACCAGCTCCGCATCGACCCCCTCGAGCTGCGCCTGAGGAACTACACCGAGCGGGACCAGAACAAGGACAAGCCGTTCTCCAGCAAGGAGCTACGGGCCTGCTACCAGCAGGGCGCCGAGCAGTTCGGCTGGGCCCGACGAAGCCTTGCCCCACGCTCGATGCGAGAAGGCAAGCAGCTCGTCGGCTGGGGCATGGCCACCGGCATCTGGGAGGCCATGCAACAGCCGGCCAGCGCCAAGGCCGTCTTGAGCATCGACGGCACGCTCACCGTTAGCAGCGCCACCTCCGACATCGGCACTGGCACCTATACCGTCATGACGCAGATCGCCGCCGACACGCTCGGGCTGCCCATCGACGCCGTGACGTTCAAGCTCGGAGACTCCTCCCTGCCCCCCTCGCCCCTCCAGGGCGGCTCGTGGACCGTGTCATCGGTCGGCTCGGCGGTGAAGGCCGCCTGCGAGAAGGTGCGCGAGCACCTGTTCAAGCTCGCCCGGAAGGTGGACGGCTCGCCACTGGCCAAGGCCAGCCTCGAAGAGGTGTCCTTCTCGGGCGGGCGGATCCACCTGAGCGCCGACCCATCGAAGGCCGTGTCGCTCACCGCCGCGATGCGACAGGGCGGAGTCCTGCACCTCGAGGAGCAGGTGCTCTCCCTGCCCAACATGCCCGAGCAGAACAAGTTCACGCGCTGCACCCACTCGGCGGTGTTCGCGGAGGTGAAGGTCGACGAAGACCTCGGCGTCGTGAAGGTCTCTCGCGTCGTCTGCGCCGTCGCGGGCGGACGCATCCTGAATCCGAAGACGGCGCGCAGCCAGATCCTCGGCGGCATCGTCGGCGGCATCGGCATGGCCCTGCAGGAAGAGACCGTCATGGACCCGAAGCTCGGCAGGTTCATGACCCACAACCTGGCCGACTACCACGTGCCCGTGAATGCCGATGTCCACGACATCCAGGTGCTCTTCGTCGACGAGGAGGACTCGGTCGTCAACCCGCTCGGAGCCAAGGGCCTGGGAGAGATTGGCATCGTCGGCGTCGCTGCGGCGATCGCCAATGCCATCTTCCACGCGACCGGCAAACGCGTCCGCGGTCTGCCGATCACGCTCGACAAGCTCCTGTGA
- a CDS encoding acyl carrier protein: MDQTALLTKIRNILHERYGLAMNTLREDVRLRDLGIDSLYVAEIMIDLETELGADMNVVSMPPDPSLGEVVAVISKNLASQA; this comes from the coding sequence ATGGACCAAACCGCGCTGCTCACCAAAATCCGCAACATCCTCCACGAGCGCTACGGGCTCGCCATGAACACGCTGCGTGAGGATGTCCGCCTCCGCGACCTGGGCATCGACTCGCTCTATGTGGCGGAGATCATGATCGACCTCGAGACCGAGCTGGGCGCCGACATGAACGTTGTGTCGATGCCGCCGGACCCCTCGCTGGGCGAGGTCGTCGCGGTCATCTCGAAGAACCTCGCCAGCCAGGCCTGA
- a CDS encoding YbhB/YbcL family Raf kinase inhibitor-like protein, which produces MPRPLELTSPRFSDGETIPIAFTHEGEDKAPPLHWEGVPAGTRSLALVVEDPDAPDPRHPQRTWCHWVLYNIPPGTRDLPEGATPDTMPPGIRQGLNDWHRQGYGGPCPPIGRHRYFYKLYALDTVLPDLGSPTRAQLLAAMRGHILAEADLIGTYEKTHPHVQA; this is translated from the coding sequence ATGCCGAGGCCCCTTGAGCTCACATCGCCGCGCTTCAGCGATGGCGAGACCATTCCCATTGCCTTCACCCACGAGGGAGAGGACAAGGCCCCGCCCCTGCACTGGGAGGGGGTGCCAGCAGGGACTCGGAGCCTCGCCCTCGTGGTCGAGGACCCGGACGCACCCGACCCTCGCCACCCTCAGCGCACCTGGTGCCACTGGGTCCTCTACAACATCCCTCCCGGGACGAGGGACCTGCCCGAGGGCGCCACCCCCGACACGATGCCGCCTGGCATCCGCCAGGGCCTCAATGACTGGCATCGCCAGGGCTACGGCGGCCCCTGCCCCCCCATCGGCCGGCACCGTTACTTCTATAAACTCTATGCTTTGGACACCGTGCTGCCCGACCTGGGCTCCCCCACCCGCGCCCAGCTCCTCGCGGCGATGAGGGGGCACATCCTCGCGGAGGCCGACCTCATCGGCACGTACGAGAAGACGCACCCCCACGTCCAGGCGTGA
- a CDS encoding ATP-binding protein, producing MVVTTPSEAGAKYRHFDAMPLGLGVIREGLMVYANAALLRLLGLGEDQVVGKPFQQLGEIASWEGALLDRYTRRMRGELVPMEYELSLHTATGEQRVEVSVSVEGSDAVVLVRDVSARAHHRSLLQRLAEVGAVLPGLRTEREVLNRVFSALAELGFTSGYLVPEGQRVRLERVCLGPTLASLAPERARVEGRSGVWSPLLEQAWKEGAAYEAELVQELSRFATLEGTHQAQTLLSQAQLHVIGVRIEVGGQRQAVLVVAADWLREDSLPPLRLFGAQVSAALEAALTISQLSAQNTALAALNRLAATAATAMEPAAFFKPCAQEITRLLHNDALGIFLRVEDSQEVELVYSHGLDKEMVDQYRRPPLQNSLSGRAMQLGKPQVVDAESCPSPTRENMLRLGLATVVVLPLRVRAHAVGTLVVAFRRLRRLTALERETLQAMGAHLAAATESHRLLTEVRRRANDLILIHEVGRNMVATLEMDVLLRVGVEGLALIARAPNALLLLLDEQEQHLEIRATALQPTPPEVRSISLPISDPEHSLSVAALHSRMPILVEDARADPRVHPELGRLLNVRAALVLPLIVRERAVGVAFILESEGPRVFTPSEVERASAITYQLALALEQARLIEDLRKRNEELKRTQEQLVQRERLAALGELSAVVAHEVRNPLGAIFNSVATIRRMIGPASPALQLVNIVGEEAERLNRIVDDLLHFSRPPSPNPVPVPLSRLLEDSVRGALADSRGGVKVDWALEAQVPPVLADERMMRQAFLNLALNAVQAMPDGGTLRVGARRVDGSSSELQVEFTDTGSGISPEVRKRIFEPFFTTKAKGTGLGLALVKRIIEAHAGRLTIESQPGQGTTFRLFLPCESEGTQPLINTDH from the coding sequence ATGGTCGTGACCACGCCCTCCGAAGCCGGCGCGAAGTACCGGCACTTCGACGCGATGCCCCTGGGTCTCGGGGTCATCCGCGAGGGACTGATGGTGTACGCCAACGCGGCGCTGCTGCGGCTGCTCGGGCTCGGCGAGGACCAGGTCGTCGGAAAGCCGTTCCAGCAGCTGGGAGAGATCGCCTCCTGGGAGGGGGCGCTGTTGGACCGGTACACGCGCCGCATGCGGGGCGAGCTGGTGCCGATGGAGTACGAGCTCTCGCTGCACACCGCCACGGGTGAGCAACGGGTGGAGGTCTCCGTCTCCGTCGAGGGGAGCGATGCGGTGGTGCTGGTGCGGGATGTGAGCGCTCGCGCCCACCACCGCTCGCTGCTCCAGCGGCTGGCGGAGGTGGGCGCCGTCCTGCCCGGCCTGCGCACCGAGCGGGAGGTGCTGAACCGCGTCTTCTCGGCCCTGGCGGAGCTGGGCTTCACCTCTGGCTACCTGGTGCCCGAAGGCCAGCGGGTGCGCCTGGAGCGGGTGTGCCTGGGGCCTACCCTCGCCTCGCTCGCGCCGGAGCGAGCCCGGGTCGAGGGCAGGAGCGGCGTCTGGTCTCCCCTGCTGGAGCAGGCGTGGAAGGAGGGCGCCGCCTATGAGGCCGAGCTGGTGCAGGAGCTCTCCCGCTTCGCGACCTTGGAGGGCACCCACCAGGCCCAGACGCTGCTGAGCCAGGCGCAGTTGCACGTCATCGGCGTGCGCATCGAGGTGGGAGGGCAGCGCCAGGCGGTGCTCGTGGTCGCGGCGGATTGGCTCCGGGAGGACTCGCTGCCTCCGCTTCGGCTCTTCGGGGCCCAGGTGTCCGCGGCGCTCGAGGCGGCACTCACCATCTCCCAGCTCTCGGCGCAGAACACCGCGCTCGCCGCGCTCAACCGGCTGGCCGCCACCGCCGCCACCGCCATGGAGCCGGCCGCCTTCTTCAAGCCCTGCGCGCAGGAAATCACCCGCCTGCTGCACAACGACGCCCTGGGCATCTTCCTGCGCGTGGAGGACTCGCAGGAGGTGGAGCTGGTGTACTCGCACGGCCTGGACAAGGAGATGGTCGACCAGTACCGGCGCCCGCCCCTGCAGAACAGCCTCTCGGGCCGGGCGATGCAGCTGGGCAAGCCCCAGGTGGTGGACGCGGAGTCCTGCCCCAGCCCCACGCGCGAGAACATGCTGCGTCTGGGCCTGGCCACCGTGGTGGTGCTGCCCCTGCGCGTGCGCGCGCACGCGGTGGGCACCCTCGTCGTCGCCTTCCGCCGGCTCCGCCGGCTCACCGCCCTGGAGCGAGAGACGCTGCAGGCCATGGGCGCGCACCTCGCCGCCGCCACCGAGTCGCACCGGCTGCTGACCGAGGTGCGCCGGCGCGCCAATGACCTCATCCTCATCCACGAGGTGGGCCGCAACATGGTGGCCACCCTGGAGATGGACGTGCTGCTCCGGGTCGGCGTGGAGGGCCTGGCGCTCATCGCCCGCGCCCCCAATGCCCTGCTGCTGCTGCTGGACGAGCAGGAGCAGCACCTGGAGATACGGGCCACCGCCCTCCAGCCCACGCCTCCGGAGGTGCGCAGCATCTCCCTGCCCATCTCGGATCCGGAGCACTCCTTGTCCGTGGCGGCGCTGCACTCGCGCATGCCCATCCTCGTGGAGGATGCGCGCGCGGACCCACGGGTCCATCCAGAGCTGGGCCGCCTGCTCAACGTGCGCGCCGCACTGGTGCTTCCACTCATCGTGCGCGAGCGCGCCGTCGGCGTGGCCTTCATCCTGGAGAGCGAAGGCCCCCGCGTCTTCACCCCCTCGGAGGTGGAGCGCGCCAGCGCCATCACCTACCAGCTGGCGCTGGCGCTGGAGCAGGCCCGCCTCATCGAGGACTTGCGCAAGCGCAACGAGGAGCTCAAGCGCACCCAGGAGCAGCTCGTCCAGCGCGAGCGGCTGGCGGCGCTCGGTGAGCTGTCGGCCGTGGTCGCCCACGAGGTGCGCAACCCCCTGGGCGCCATCTTCAACTCGGTGGCCACCATCCGAAGGATGATCGGCCCCGCCAGCCCCGCGCTGCAGTTGGTGAACATCGTCGGCGAGGAGGCGGAGCGGCTCAACCGCATCGTGGATGATCTGCTGCACTTCTCACGCCCTCCCTCGCCCAACCCCGTGCCGGTGCCGCTGTCGCGGCTGCTGGAGGACTCGGTGCGAGGAGCGCTGGCGGACTCCCGAGGCGGGGTGAAGGTGGACTGGGCCCTGGAGGCCCAGGTGCCCCCCGTGCTCGCCGACGAGCGGATGATGCGGCAGGCCTTCCTCAACCTGGCCCTCAACGCCGTGCAGGCCATGCCCGACGGAGGCACCCTGCGGGTGGGAGCGCGGCGCGTGGATGGCTCGTCCTCCGAGCTGCAGGTGGAGTTCACCGATACCGGCTCGGGCATCTCCCCCGAGGTGCGCAAGCGCATCTTCGAGCCCTTCTTCACCACCAAGGCGAAGGGGACCGGGCTGGGGCTGGCGCTCGTCAAACGCATCATCGAAGCCCACGCGGGCAGGCTCACCATCGAGTCCCAGCCGGGCCAGGGCACCACCTTCCGCCTCTTCCTGCCGTGCGAGTCGGAAGGTACCCAGCCGCTGATCAACACAGACCACTGA